The DNA window GATGGGGGGGCTCATGTTTGATTACTAGGCACTTGTACTTTGGGGTTCTACAGAATTCCATCTTGTTCCCTATGCTTAACATTtccttatttcttttatttaaaacatttctatgccgcctttccacccaaacagggtctccaaggcagcaaacatcaaaacatgtcaacattaaaaatatttaaaatcaagTACATAAAAATAATTGAAAAGGAGGAGGGTCAATAACAGTTATTGAGGGTattccaaaccaaacaaaaaaagtcttcatccgtttgtggaagacaacaatagagggagggagacaaatctccctggagaggaAATTCCAACATTTTGGCATCACTGCCGAGAAGGCTCTTGCTTGggctgccacccatctagccttggGATGGCAGTGGCAATTATATAATTTGCAATGTGTAGTTTGGCACTTAGTGAGTTGGCACTTATTGCTTTTAAACTGCTGGGGAGTACAGAATACGATCTTTTTTTAGTGTGGCTGATCATGGTGGGGCATTTTACAGCTCATGTTATTGAGTTTTTTGGTTGCAgattttaatttattgttttacTGTTGGAAGTCACCTCATGAGCCTTAGTTAAGACAGAAATGActcaaataaaagaaaaagactCCTTAGCCCACTAGAGGTCTAACCTAGGGACAATTTCACAGTATGCACATCTATTTTAAACACACATGCTGCTTTTCTTTGTCCCAGAAaaactcaaagcagctcacagcaaGCATCACAATCAAAGTTATAATTCAAAGATCACCCAGAAAACTTTCATTGTGCCAAGTATTTTCATGGGTTCCACAGTAATGTCTACACAAAAGAAAAATACCAGATCTAGGGTTATTACACATGCACAACTTATTTTCTCAGCAATGGATCCACAAGCATTTAAATTGGTTTGGGAAAATCGTTCCACACGCATGCTCTTTCCTCTGAATCCTTTATGTTGTGGAGTTGGTGTATTTTTTTCCGCACATGGCCAAATAAACAGGAATATCCAGCAAGGGTGTCACTGAGGGCATCAACGGTGGCGTCGCAGCACCAACCGCACCTTTTTACTTTTTGCACATGGAGTCTAGCACTGCTGCACAGAAACGCTAGAGACATTTCCTCCTCCACCAAAGCTGTTGTCACTGGTGATTCTCTGCTTACTGATTGGATGATCGGTGCACATGTGGAAGGGTTGGAGAAGAGAACGCTCAACAAAATGGCTCCCGACTCTCTGCATTAACCAGagccattttaaataatatgtgaAACAAAACTAGTCTCTCTACGGAGTGGCTAGCACAAgcagctccccccaccacacaccatttttttaaaaggacaagtTTAGTGACAGAACACTAAGGGGACGGTGAATGCACATGTGGAAGAGTTGCGGAACAGGACActaaagaaaatggctcctgAGTTGGTGTTAACTGGTGCCATTTTAAATAGAATGTGAAGGATcagtgtctcccccccaccctgaagatgagtgatttccttttttaaaaaagccaataaAATATCACTAGATTGCTGGAGCATAGAAGCAATAATCTTAGTAAGTTGTCTGaaatcccagctttcattaaaaaaaagtctctagctccttccctcatggagatataccTTTTCCCTCATATCTCCGCgagggaaggagctagagacctacttttgtttttaatgaaagctgggaattcagagaacctgctaagacTACTGCTTTAATGTGCCAGTGATCTAGAGATATTTTATTGCCATTTTTAACAAAAACTGATCAGAAAGCAATGTAATCATGAAACTGACCAGACAGCAGGGGTAATAGTGGGGAAATGCCTGTGTTACTTACTTCTGGTCGGTTTCATAGCAGCCAGGCTGACCAGAAGAGCCTCGCTGCTGCAGTGAGATTCCTCAGCATTCAATTACGAATCCAGCCCCAGGTGGAGGGGAGGTGAATGGTGGGAGGGGGGCATGGAATCAGTTAGGGAGTTTGGACATGGGTGGGAGTCATTGGGtggtgagggggaaaaaagaacagaGCATTTCTGCACATTGAATAAAGCCGACTCAGAACCTGCTTGAGAAAAAAAAACATCGCGAtaaaagtggtgtagtggttaagagcagtggtttggagcagtggactctgatctggagaaccaggtttgattccccactcctccacatgagtggcagaggctaatctggtgagctggatttgtttccccatgcctacacatgaagctaggggctagtcacagttctcttagagctctctcagccccatttacctcacaaggtgtctgttgttgggaggggaaggaaaggtgattgtaagccggtttgagtcccccttaagtggtagagatagtcggcatataaaaaccaacttttcttcttctgctcgTAAAAAAAGCTGCAGAAAACCTGAGGGAAAATCGAAGCTACTTCTTTAGGGGGCAAAGCACCTCTGTAGAAGAAAAAATAGCTGAAGTAGTTCAGGGCAAAAAACACCAGTGTGCAGAATAGCCCCCAGGAATATATATCCTTGTCTGTCCTTTATTCAACTACCAAAAGATtcagaaataattattttaataacCAAATGGGGCAACATATGAAGATGATCTCATTCCTACGCCATTAAATACCATTGTAAGTATGTATTGTAGATTGTAAAACAGCAATTGTAAGGAGTAAAAAAACAGGAACTATTTATGAGAGATAAAAAACAGCAATCTTGCTTTTGAGCAAGTCCACCTATAACAGTTAataacagcaagaacaaaaccagTTCAATGCTCAACGGTTCAATGATCAGGGTTAATGTTTGCGCTCCCTGGAAATTCAGTAGGCCCAAACTGTAACTGCAAAATTAAAGTTGTGTATTTACTTCCTCATATACAAAAAGATATCCTAGAATATAGAATCCAATTTTGCTGCTGAAGTTACTCGCAAAATTATACAGAAATGGGCATAAATTAGATTAAGACAAATGACTGAATATGAACAATCATCCATCGTTTacaattttttacttttaaaaaattgcctggAATCTCCCATAACATCAGGATTAACTTGGTTGTaaagtaggagccctgtggcgcagagtggtaagctgcaatactgcagtccacagctctgctcacgacctgagttcgatcccgacggaagttggtttcaggtagccggctcaaggttgactcagccttccatccttccgaggtcgggaaaatgagtacccagcttgctgggggtaaagggaagatgactggggaaggcactggcaaaccaccccgtaaccaaagtctgcctagaaaatgtcgggatgtgacatcaccccattgatCAGGAatgacaggggacctttacctttttaaagtagcTGATATGGAAGAATAAGGTGGTTATATTTCCAATTTCTAAAACGACAGCACATTTAACCAGCTTTTATTCATCACACTTACGCACACACAAATATTTCAAAGCATGACATACAGAGATCTACCAAACTTTATAATGTGAAGAGgttttccaagaaaaaaaacacacacacgaacCTTTTAACAAAGTTAACACTGAGTAGACCTCTGGAGCCATTCCACCAACAGCAGCACTTTACCCTGGTACTCCTTCTTTGAACCAAGGTCAGCACTGCTGTTAGTGGAATGggtccacaggatccaacccactgtaagCAACATTTAGCATCATATACACAGTGTACAGTATTAATGTGGAAAACCTTGCTTTTTGAGATATCTATACAGAACACTTCTTATAAGAAAGGCTCATTTGTGGCACAGTATAGATGTATCCTCCCCTATAGTCCcccaaaatacaaataaataaaccttgcaTGTAACAAATTATTCACATACATCACAAGAATAACATAAGCAAACAAAGAGAAGCTTAGCTAGATTTTAACTGGAAGAACATATCCAGAACTTAAAATGAATACTTGGATAGTCAAGTCTAATTTAGCTGGACAAGACTATTTGATCTTTCCCCATAGCTAAACCCTATCAATTTTGATATCTGATgcacaaatgttttaaaaaagtggTGGTAAACCAATAAGAaaacatatataaacacacacccaGATTTCTCTCTCTAGTGGGTATAGAGGTTtgcaatgggaaaaaaatgaccAACGTATAAACCATGAACACATGTGGAAATGAGCACAAAGCAAGTGGAAAACTGCTGACCTTCTAGGAAATATTTTATAAAAAACCCAATACTGGAGCCAGTAATATGGCAGCCACCATCGAGCATTGTGGAATTGCCAAGTCAACTGTGTACAGGGATAAAATGGAATTAGGTAATGAACAGCATTTCTACAAAGTTATACAATGCTTGATATTTTGTGGGTTGTGCCAATAAAATTAACTGATTTATATGCTTCCATGTACATCTTTCCCATTTACCAAACCAAAGCGCAAGTGAGACTAATATTATGTGTAATTCATCTCCCTCTGAAataataaacccagaaataatgACAGCACCTGCACAGCCTACACGGAATTAAAAGATAACACAAACTCTGCTGGATTGTTTTAAACGAGTTAAAATTGTAGCCAGATTACCGTAACTGAATTGCTACCTTTGGCATAGCTGCCTCAACATATTTTAAGAAATTCCACAGAGGATGGAAAGTGTTAATTTTTAGATAAACATTATGCAGAGGATGCACCACACAGGAAGAGCTACACAATATGCACCACTTCAAGTGATCAAGGTACATCTTTAAGTCATTCAATGACTAAGACTCACACAACACCGAATTTTCAAGCGTAAAATCATACCAAAATCTTGTTAGGCTATCATTAACATCATAGGTGAGCAACTGTTGGGGGAAGTCACAACAGGCGTCTTGTGCAGCTAGCACGTGCGGTGCAAGAGTGAAAGGTACATCGCTGAGAAGTTCTGACATAAAAGTATTGCTTTCCACGTTGTGATTTTTCTCTGTCCCAACGGCAGTGCCTGTTTCAGTCAAATTCGACTGGTTGTCTGAATTTTTCtgaggaagaaaaataaaaaagaatcaaCTATGCATCTGGAAAGGTTCATAACAGAAGACACTGGGACTGATTGGAACAGCCCAAACTTGCAATGGCACGATTCATGACTATGTGTCAAGCTAGCCTCAAGCAAGAATGGTTATGAAAATGAGTATATCTTATAAATATTGAACAAAGTATGTTTGGGAGGGCAAGGAAAAATTGAGCAAAAGAGAGAATGCAATCTTGcagctttatttatttctcaaatttctaacccaccctccccagccaagaccaggctcagggcaggtaacaacaataaaatcaactTCATCCACACAACACttaaaaccataaaattattACAGCATACTTCTACAACTGCTAAAACCATAGTTGTCACACAAAATCACTACAGTACCTGCTGAGATATAACAGGCAGGCAGGACCCCCTCTAAGAATGAAATACACAAATcaacacaaaaaaggggggtaggGCCAGCACTGATTTTTGATATTTAACAACCGTTAAATGACAGGCAATATTATGTCTGCACTGGAGCTAGATTTTAAATGAATtccttttggtgggggggggggacccacacAGGCCATCTCTTTGAATGACTACCCCGTTCAAAGTTAGCTAAAGGCTCCAATATTCATTTGCAGCACTCCACCCACTGAGATGAGCAAGAAGTCTGAAATCAGATTAATAGGACCATTCTATCTGATCAATTTAATGTTCAGTAACAGTCAGCCTTTGTTTCACTTTGTAGTGCACAAACCATACATTTTCAGAACAGAaaacaacctttattggcattaactgtaacaaaacaaacatgtaaagcagctagatatggatctaaaaaagaataaatacacagttcatcggtaaatattataataaacaattaaatgagggttcccctcctttctccctcctttaggaccttggcccaTACATTTTCACTCATGACTGTGCTTGGGTCATGGGGAATACAGTATTAAAATATTCAAACAGCAATATTTTGTAAACAGATAGTGCATTCGTTACTACTGCTGTTATTGTGCATGATTAGCCTGATCATTAAGCCAGGTAAAGAAGCCAAAAGGAGATACTTCCAGATTTGTGTTTTGAGTGCCTAGGGTTAGTCCCAGATCAAACCAATCTAGTCCGCATTATCTTCCTCTACCCCCAAATAAAAATGAGCTAGCATACAGGCTGTCCTCCTTTTacagcacaattttttttaaatccccagaGTCTTGTTTGTTTGCTAAATGACACCCCTGAGAACACCTGTTTGTAACTTAATTGTTGAACACAAATGCAGGACTTCAAATAATAACCCAGATTAACATATCAGTAGGAGAAAGAAGTTTTTAATTAAccacatttaaaaagaaactagAGTAATGCAAGcaactgtatatatattttgttcTTCCTCCATTCAATTatcttatttaaaaataaaatggaatccAGTAATTCTGATGAAATGCTACCTGAAATTAATATTTTATGCCTAAACCATTATAAGAACCTGGTAGCGTGGCCGAGTGGTCTAAGGCGCTGGATTAAGGCTCCAGTCTCTCCGGGGGCGTGGGTTCGAATCCCATCGCTGCCAATATCTTTGATAgagctctgtggcgcagagtggtaagctgcactactgtagtcaaaagctctgctcacgacctgagttcgatcctggcggaagtcagtttcaggtagtcggctcaaggttgattcagccttccatccttctgaggttggtaaaatgagtacccagctcacaacctgagttcgatcccaatggaagttggtttcaggtagtcggctcaaggttgactcagccttccatccttccgaggttggtaaaatgagtacccagcttgctggggataaagggaagatgactggggaaggcactggcaaaccaccccgtaaacaaagtctgcctagtaaatgtcgggatgtgacatcagcctatgggtctggaatgacccggtgcttgcacaggggactacctctacctttttaaaaccaTTATAGCAGTATTGCAAGTAATAATGATTTACAAAAATACTATTCCAGTCTTACTCACAATACAAAAAGAGGAGTTAAGCTTTTGTGTCTGAAACTCACTCTCTAATCATGGTAGGCTCAAATCCAGAAGCACCATAgaaatcaacaagattttgggggataagcttttgagagtcaaagcaccctcTGCCAGATAActgccaaagggagctttgactctcgaaagcttacaccccaaaaatgttattagtctctaaggtgctaatggacttggAATTTAggtgttctactacagaccaatatagctaccttctgaaactatctctAACCATGGTAACTGGCCATTATTTATTGTTGTGTTCTCTGTTGCTTTTATGTGCAGTTGTTCTCTTATACTACACAGGCTGCTGCAAGCAAGAAGTTGGATGTGGGAAAGATTTTGAACCCTTCACTAAGGTTCTGGGTACACAGTGTTTGAAGAAATTTGTTTGGATAAATAAGGATCGATGTGCCAGCCACGAGAACAGTACATATGCTGCAACTAAATTCTCATAAAGTCACAGAGGTATTTTATTAGTGACCAAGCTCATCTACAAAAGCAGGAATTGAATTTACTGGAGACTCAAAGGTagcttgccattgtctgcctctgcagtattccttggtggtctcccatccaaatactaatcaggacccaccttgcttagtttccgagatctgactaggtcgggctagcctgggctatccaggtcagggcataggcaCACTTAATTCAAACCCACAAAAGCAAGAAAATGAGCTAAACATAAGACAAATATTTACTTTTGAATATAACTTCGGTTTTCTGAGGATACTTTATATCCCACCATCAGGCTGATCATATGTCTGACTGAACTAACTCCTTCCTCAAATATTCTATCAAATTCACAGACATTGTTTCATAATATTATCGAGGAGTATCTAAGATTTAAGGAGCTTGTTTTTATAGATCTGTATTGGCTTGACAACACACATCAATTGTAAATTTAAGCAATGCAAGGCTGCTGGCCTGCACATCCATAGTACAACTCTGCAACTACAATTCAATTAAATAACCATTTTTCTTAATCTCTTCAGACTAGTATCATTTGAAAATTTACAGTGCTGTACCAAAAGTGTGTAATATAGGGCTGTTCAACTGAAGTATTCAATAGCCATATCATTAATTAAATTATGGACTTCTTGCAAGGAATCTTAATATTGCAGGCTGGCAATACAGTGTCTTAAAGCTATGGTTGCACTATGTTGAAATTTCTCTGGGCAACAGCATCAAGCATAAACCACAGGAACATCTAATGCTCTGGCTCAGCTTTTGAGGGTTTAGGTTTTGAAACTATCTATATAGGAAACTTTAGACCAAATAAGAATTTGGGGTCCATTATTATACACGGCAATTACGTattcacatgtgtgtgtaaatatgATGGCAAATATACTAACTGTACTGGATCCCTATACTGACAAAAGCCAAGAATTATACATAACCAATTACTGCTGTTTTTCTCaagtccccccctttccttctgtttcacttttttattttgtttcggTATTAGTCCTGGTTATctccaggctagtcagatctcagaagctaagcagggtcagccttggttagtatttggatgagagagcaccaaggaacaccaggatcaTGACGtggacgcaggcaatggcaaaacacctccaaatgtctcttgctttgaaaaccccaccaggagtcgccatgagtcagctgtgacttgaaggcacacacacccaaaaaaccaACATTGACAGCCTTGCCTTTATGACATTTTGTCCCCATAGTGAGATGTGTTTCTCTACTTTCTAgtatatttcttttcttctttctgctgAGTCCTGCGTTTTGTTACATGAATAAGGAGATGAAGGGCAACACTACTACCACAGCTGGGTGTACATCCTTCTGCCTTAGTGAGATTTCAGTTTGCTAAAACAGCAGAGCTGAATAACTCATATGGATAAAAGAAGTTCTAGGGACTCCATCCCATGGTCTTCAAAATGTTACATGAATCACATTGCCTCATTCTAGTTCAGCCTTTGTGGGTCTTGACTAGGCTAGGAAGGAAAGTATTGTTTCCCTTAAACTCTTAATAAGTAAAACAGAAGTATCTATCTGCATCACAAGTAGTCCCTTGAACACATGAGAGAagagagttgcagcctaggataggCATAGGAGTGGtgcataaacacctagtttctttaaatgaaattaagtcctcagggccagatgaattgcatccaagggtactaaagGAACTCATGGATGTAATTttggagcctctgtccattacttttgagaattcttggagaacaggtgaatgCTTGTGATTACACatgttcaaaacaaaaacaaatccacataaaataaagaagaaacaaggtgattaaagaaaaacaaagaaaaacgaATACACAGAGCCTCTGCATATGCAACAGATCAAGTACATCTAATAATATGCAGTTCTGAATGGAAGAGCTTATCTATCAAGGTATGTTCACTTTTACCACCCAACTCTACCCAGTCACTATGCTTTTCCAGCTTCACTTTGAACAAACATTATCAGTGACAACTGTACGAGCGGTATCTATCAACCCTAAGATGTTATGCCAACTCTAGCAGCACTGAACTGTGGAAACTTGTTATCAATCTGTTTCAAATATGCATATCATATTAAACTGTATTGCACAAAGTCAAGGTTAAATAAAATAGCTTATGCTTCCATGCTTCTATCTTTCAAGCACATTATTTATAGCAGTATGTCTGGAGAATTTGATATTCTACATTAGGCAGCATgctggcctgtatccaaccatgcagttctTCCAATGGAACAGCATTTTCAATTCAGTACAGAGGGTTTTCAGTTCTTCCGATGGAACTGCATTTTCATTTGCGGAAGAGGGggtggcaatttccaccaatgaaTTCCCACCAATTCCCTCCTCCTACTGCAGAGCCCCACTTTGTCCCCTATGCTATCTGTGGGTCTACCGGGGGCCTACAGAGCCCCAACACCAAATCTGAAGGGGCCCATTGGACTGCAGCAAGAGGAAGAAGTGGGAAAATCGTCCTCTGCAAGACCCATGGATGGATGAATACATGTTGCTGATTG is part of the Euleptes europaea isolate rEulEur1 chromosome 11, rEulEur1.hap1, whole genome shotgun sequence genome and encodes:
- the UMAD1 gene encoding UBAP1-MVB12-associated (UMA)-domain containing protein 1 — protein: MFSFFRKSQDTKKIPVTEKEADGFVLLDNATNEERNEFKDKLSCSTGLDQTLQKNSDNQSNLTETGTAVGTEKNHNVESNTFMSELLSDVPFTLAPHVLAAQDACCDFPQQLLTYDVNDSLTRFWYDFTLENSVLCES